Proteins found in one Micropterus dolomieu isolate WLL.071019.BEF.003 ecotype Adirondacks linkage group LG12, ASM2129224v1, whole genome shotgun sequence genomic segment:
- the LOC123980690 gene encoding G-protein coupled receptor 4-like — protein sequence MEGLYIYSTSQNQSFNYSNVTSNYQNYSNITSTDQHYGYPFIINVLTYIIVAIGIPLTLVAIYALYYMVRSDHVAPIYLINLLIADLIQFFSMIVEVVPNVDMKLYDIFYYIYLSALIASVYFMVCIALERYLFIAHPLWYRFRRTIKTSVVVCVLVWVLSLVCFFLYNFFPENVGTDTISAVLLLLPFPLFIFFLVGTLKALSASISVPSDEKRRIVGILVLVLLIYTLLFLPSIIWYLEVDYDETLDSLSLIFVKFSPLADLVLYVFMRKGIIDKLLASVCCCRMNSKDISSPPV from the exons ATGGAAGGTCTCTACATTTACAGCACCTCACAGAACCAAAGCTTTAACTACAGCAACGTTacctccaactaccagaattacagcaaCATCACCTCCACCGACCAGCATTATGGTTATCCATTCATTATTAATGTGCTGACATACATAATTGTTGCTATCGGCATTCCTTTGACCCTCGTTGCCATCTATGCTCTTTATTATATG GTGAGAAGTGATCATGTTGCTCCCATCTACCTCATCAACCTTCTCATTGCCGACCTCATTCAGTTCTTCTCTATGATCGTAGAGGTGGTACCAAATGTGGATATGAAGTTATATGACATCTTCTATTATATTTACCTCTCTGCTCTGATTGCCAGTGTTTACTTCATGGTCTGCATCGCCCTGGAAAg GTATTTGTTCATCGCCCACCCGCTGTGGTACCGCTTCAGACGAACCATCAAGACCTCTGTGGTGGtctgtgtcctggtctgggtcctttctcttgtctgtttttttctttacaatttttttcctgaaaatgtTGGCACAGACACAATCTCAGccgttctcctcctccttcccttcccaCTGTTCATATTCTTCCTGGTTGGGACCCTCAAAGCCCTGTCTGCTTCCATCTCGGTCCCCTCTGATGAAAAACGCAGAATTGTGGGAATTTTGGTTTTGGTGCTGCTTATTTACACTCTGCTGTTCCTGCCCAGCATAATTTGGTATCTGGAAGTAGACTATGACGAGACCCTCGACAGCCTCTCTCTGATCTTTGTTAAGTTCAGTCCTCTTGCAGACTTAGTCCTGTATGTCTTCATGAGGAAAGGGATCATAGACAAGCttttggcctctgtgtgttgctgcagaatgAACAGCAAAGATATCAGCAGTCCACCTGTATGA